In Bacteroides sp., the DNA window CGGTGGCCCTTGCCTGGGAGGTGATGATAATGATTAGCAATGCAAAAGCGCTGGCAAACACACCGGCCACTACCACCCGGTGCGCCCTGCGCTGGCCAAAGACTTCCGAAATGACATCGGTGATCAGGAAGGTGACAGGATAGGCTATGATCCCAACACTTAATTGGAACTCATACAAGCCAAAGGGATTCCAGGTAAAGAATTTCTGGAAGATCAGGTTGCTGGTGACCAGTGAAGTAATGAAAAGCCCTGAAAGGATCAGATAAAGGACTTCGGCCTGTTCGCGCTGTCGGGTGGTCATTGGGCGGGTGCTTTTAAATAAAAAACATAACAAGCATCCTGAAGAATTGTTGAAACGCCGCCCGCCTGTTTGGAATGAAAGAACACAAATCCCGGTTAATCGGGAAGACCCTTAAACTTCAAGTTGACGGAGATAAAGCTGAATGGTGTTTTCCAGGCCAAAGTATAAGGCATCGGAGATCAGCGCGTGTCCAATGGAAACCTCAAGCAAATGGGGAATGTGCTGTGCAAAGTATTTCAGGTTTTCAAGGCTTAGATCGTGGCCTGCATTAATGGCCAAGCCTGCTTTATTAGCGGCCTCGGCAGCCTTAACGAAAGGCGCGATGGCGGCCTCGCGGTTAAGGGGATAGTTGGCGGCATAAGGTTCTGTGTACAACTCCACCCGGTCGGTGCCACTATCAGCTGCCCGGAAGATCATTTCTTCATCGGTTTCAATAAAAATGGAGGTACGCACCCCGTAGCCCTGGATCTCGGCGATGATATCTTTCAGGAAGTCAGCGTGCTTGATGGTGTTCCATCCTGCATTGGAGGTCAGGGCATTGGGCGGATCGGGCACCAGGGTGGCCTGGGCCGGCCTGATCTCAGCGATGAGTTGCAGGAATTTCTTAGAGGGATAACCTTCAATGTTAAACTCCGTTTTGACAACAGGTTTCAGGTCGTAAACATCGCGGTAGCGGATGTGACGCTCGTCGGGACGGGGGTGGACGGTAATGCCCTGGGCCCCGTAACGTTCACAGTCGATGGCGGCTTTCACCAGGTCGGGGACATTGCCACCGCGGGCATTGCGCAGGGTGGCAATTTTGTTGATGTTAACACTTAAACGGGTCATGGCTGAAAATTTAAACCGCAAGGGCACCGTTGTAGCTATCCTCGCTGCCCGGAGCCATTGCGGCTGTGAATGTTGTATGGCAAGAAAACCTGGAGCGGAAAACGGGACTCGAACCCGCGACCCTCAGCTTGGGAAGCTGATGCTCTACCAACTGAGCTATTCCCGCCATTCGAAAGCAAAAAAGACCATGGCTTTTTTGAACTATTCAAAATTAATATAAAACCTTGAAAAAAAACCGTTATTCATTTATCCCGTGGGGATTTTTTTGAATTTTGTTATTTTTCCTGCCGGAAGGGATAAAAGGAAAATATTATTTAACTTCACAACGAATAATACAATACGATGCTGGCAAAAGACCTGTTGAGTGATCTGGTAATTCCACTTAAAACCTCAGACGAAGCGGCAAGTGCGCTGGCCTGGATGGATGAGTTGCGGATTTCGCATATGCCCATAGTGAACAACGAAAAATTCCTGGGGCTGGTATCAGAGGCGGATATCCTGAACCTGAACGCCCTGGATGAACCCCTGGGCAACCACAAGCTTTCCCTGACCCGCCCCTATGTGCTTCATTATCAGCATTTTTATGATGTTATCCGCTTAATTGCCACCCAGAAACTGAGCCTTGTGCCGGTGCTTGATCCCAAGGAAAACTACCTTGGCTGCATTACTTTAAGCCGGGTAGTAGAGGAAATGGCCAATATTTCCTCGGTGGAACAACCCGGGGGTATCATTGTTCTGGAGGTGAACGACCACGATTATTCGCTTTCAGAGATAGCACGTATTGTTGAGAGCAACGACGCAAAAGTCCTGAGCTCTTATGTCAATTCCTTTCCTGAGAGTACCCGCCTGGAAGTGACAATAAAGGTGAACAGGATTGACCTCTCATCCATCCTTCAGACTTTTAACCGATACAATTATAGTATTCTGGCTTCATTTTCAGAAGAAAGTAAATTTGGTGAATTATTAAACGACCGGTTCGAGTCGCTGATGAATTATCTGAACATATAAGTTTTCCGGTCGCAATGTGGATTTCTCCCAGGTTTCGTTTCTGTCTTTTTTTTATTCTTTTGCAGTTGGGTTCGACTTTGCTTTCGGGGCAATCGAGGGTTGACTCTGTATTTGCGCGACTTCGATCTGAGCCTTCCATACCCGTTTACGAAGATGGTTCTTCGCCCAGGGTGGTGGTGACAGACATTGATATGGAAGGCAATAAAATTACCCGTTTTGGGATCATCACCCGTGAAATGGTATTCAATGCAGGGGATACCTTATCGCTTTTAAACCTGGTTCAGGCCATGGAAGAGAGCCGGGAAAACATTCTGAATACTGCCCTTTTCAATTTCGTGGAGATGGATCTGGATCTTTCAGCCTTTCCATTGGTAAAAGTCAATATTCTTCTTGTTGAAAGATGGTATCTCTGGCCTTTTCCGATCCTGGAGCTGGGCGACCGAAACATCAATGAATGGCTTGACGACCCTGGTCTCTCGCGGATGAACTATGGGTCCTACCTTGTTTGGGAGAATTTCCGGGGCAGGCGCGAAAGCATAAAATTGTTAATGAAAACCGGCTACCGTCATTTATACACCCTGGGTTATACCAAACCTTATTTCAATGCCGCAAAAACTTTGGGCTGGGCCATGGAAGGCGGTATTTCGCAAAGCCGTGAACTGGCTTATATGACCAGGGAAAACCGTCAGCAGTTTGTGAAACTGTCGGACGATTTTGTGTTCAGAAAATGGTATTTTCAGGCGGGGATCGATTACAGACCAGCCATTCGCAACATCCATTCTTTCCGACTGGGTTATAATTCTTTTTCTTTTGCCGACACCCTGCTTACGCTTAATCCCCGATTTAGCCCGGGTGGGGCTCCTGATATTCATTTTTTCAGTTTCTCCTGGGAGTTTAAGAATGACTTCAGAGATTTGAAGGCCTACCCGCTTCATGGACATTATTTTGATGTCAAGGTCTTGCGCAATGGCTTTGGCTTGCTAAAAGAAGAAGAGATGGACCTGACAACCGTTCAGTCATCCTATCGTAAGTTTTGGGAACTGGGGCCCCGTTGGTATTTTGCTGCGGGTGCAAATGCAAAGGTCAGTCAAGGCATCACGGATGTGTATTTCAATCAGCAAGGGCTAGGGTTTTTGGGCGATCTCGTCAGGGGATATGAGAATTATGTGATTGACGGACAGCATTTCCTGGTTGGAAAATCTAACCTGAAATTTGCACTGGTACCTCAACGAACGGGACGCATTGGTTTTATTCCATGGGAACACTTTGGATTGATTCACTATGCCTTTTATCTTAATTTATTTGCCGATTTGGGCTACGTTTCAGATAAGCACTTTTTTGAAGGCAATTCTTTGACCAATACCTGGCTTGGGGGTACAGGCATCGGCCTGGATTTTGTCACTTATTACGACAAGGTTTTTCGCACCGAATTTTCCATTAACCGAAAGGGTGAGGCTGGGCTGTTCTTTCATGTCATTGCCCCGATATAATTCGTTGATGCTTAAAGCCAAAAACAGACAGGGTGTTCCCTGAAAAAAAGAAAAAAACATTTATCTTTAAGCCTTTTTTAAGGCAAACCCACATTGGAACTTTGTCATCTCCTTTGTTTTAGCCCATTGGCTTTTGCCTAGGTGTTTCGGGTTTTCTCCTTGCATTATTATAATATGAGTTCTTTTCAATCATTTATTGCATGAATAAGCACCCTCGATTAAGTTTTTGGCAAATCTGGAACATGAGTTTCGGATTTCTGGGCATCCAGTTTGGTTTTGCCCTTCAGAATGCCAACGTAAGCCGCATTTTTGAAACCCTTGGGGCTGACGTTGGGAGTATCCCTATCCTATGGATTGCAGCCCCGGTAACAGGGTTAATCGTTCAGCCCATCATCGGTCATATGAGCGACAACACCTGGAATCGCCTGGGCAGACGCAGGCCTTATTTTCTTTTTGGTGCTATCATGGCATCCATTGCACTGTTGATAATGCCCAACAGCCCGATGCTTTGGGTTGCAGCAGGAATGCTATGGATCATGGATGCCTCTATCAACATCTCCATGGAGCCTTTTAGAGCCTTTGTGGGCGATATGCTTCCTCCTGAACAGCGCACCAAAGGCTTTGCCATGCAGAGCTTCTTTATCGGTATTGGTGCCGTGGTGGCCAGCGCATTACCCTACATCCTCACCAACTGGCTCAATGTGCCCAATGTGGCAGCCGAAGGACAGATCCCCCTGTCGGTGAAATACTCCTTTTACATTGGTGCTGCTGCCTTTTTTACTGCTGTCTTGTGGACAGTGCTTACCACTAAAGAGTACAGCCCCGAACAACTGGCCAGTTTTGAAGCCGGCAAAAGTGATGAGGAACGGTTAAAACAGCACGAACGTGATATGCTGCTTCCGGCTGAACGATTTTTGAAAAGTGCACCCTTTTGGATTATCTTGGGTTTGCTGTTTTCTGTGTTGGTTTATCTTTTTAAACTGGAAGGCGAGCTATACATCCTAACCGTTGGAATTACGCTCTTTGGCTTGATTCAGTTAGTGACCGGGCGCATGATAAGGTCGGGTAAGCCTGGCAACGGATTTGTGGTAGTAATCAACGACTTGTTCAGAATGCCTAAAACCATGGGACAACTTGCCGTGGTACAGTTCTTTTCCTGGTTCGCCTTGTTTTCGCTTTGGATCTATACAACGGCTGCCGTTACCTCTCACGTATATGGTACCAGTGACCCTACCACAGAGCTATACAACAAGGGCGCCGACTGGGTGGGAATCATGTTTGCCGTATACAACGGTTTTGCGGCCCTGGTGGCTTTCCTGCTTCCTGTTCTGGCCAAATGGACCAACCGCAGGGTCACCCATAGTATCGCACTGGTTGCTGGTGGTATTGGATTGATTTCAATTTATTTTGTTAAAGACCCCAATATGCTAATATTGTCAATGCTTGGTGTAGGCTTGGCTTGGTCGAGTATCCTCTCCATGCCTTATGCCATCCTGACCGGATCGCTTCCTGCGCACAAAATGGGCACCTATATGGGCATCTTTAACTTCTTTATTGTCATCCCTCAAATTCTTGCAGCAACCATCCTGGGTTTTTTTGTTACAAAGATTGCTGGAGGTCATGCCATTTGGGCACTGGTTCTCGGTGGCATATCCTTTTTTATTGCAGCCGTTGTTGTGATGTTTGTGCAGGATGAAGACGAAAAAATCATTAAACAACAAGAATCCACGCTAACTCATTCAGAATTATGAAAAACGAACGTTCAAGCGGAGTTTTATTGCATATCACTTCCCTGCCGGGTCCTTACGGCATAGGCACCATGGGCCGCGAAGCCTTTGAATTTGTTGATTTCCTGGTGGCCTCAGGGCAAAAGATTTGGCAGATCCTGCCTTTGGGTCACACTGGTTACGGTGACTCGCCCTATCAGTGCTTCTCAGCTTTTGCCGGAAACCCCCTGCTGATCAATCTGGATAAATTGCTGAAAGAAGAACTCCTGGAGGAAAATGACCTCCCCCACGATCTTTCCTTTCATGATAATGCCGTGGATTTTGGCCAGGTATTTACTTACAAATTTCCGTTGCTGCGAAAAGCCTATGAGCGCTTTAAGGCAAACAACCACATCGTCAGGCAAATGCAGTTTGAGAATTTTGTCAGAAAAACTGAATTTTGGCTTGAGGATTACGCTTTCTTTATGGCCCTGAAAAACCACTTTGGGGGTAAAGCCTGGTCAGAATGGGATATGCAGGTAAAGACCCGCAATCCTGAAACCCTGAATCGCTATCGTGAACAGCTGTCGGACGACATAGGTTTTTACCGTTTTCTGCAATTTGTGTTTTACAGGCAATGGCAGGAACTGAAAGCATATGCCAACCTGAATGACATCAAGATCATTGGCGACATCCCATTGTACGTGGCTGCTGACAGCGCTGATGCATGGTCCAACTCCGAAATCTTTCATTTTGATGAGAAACTGGACCCTGTTGCCGTGGCGGGCGTACCCCCCGATTACTTCAGCGTCACCGGGCAACTATGGGGTAATCCCATTTACAAATGGGAGGTGCTCCAGGAAGATGGTTTTTCCTGGTGGATTGAACGGGTAAAGGCCAACCTGGTGCTTTATGATATCATCCGCATCGACCATTTTCGGGGACTGGCTGCCTATTGGGAAGTGCCTTTCGGTGAGAAAACCGCCATCAAGGGCGAATGGGTCAATGCCCCCGGGCAGGAATTGCTCGAAGCGCTTTACGAGGCCCTGGGCGACCTCCCCATCATTGCTGAGGACCTGGGGGTTATCACACCCGATGTGGTGGAACTGCGCGATAGCTTTGAGTTGCCCGGCATGAAGATCCTTCAGTTTGCCTTCGATTCAGGCGAAGAAAACGACTTTATGCCACATACCTATGATAAGAATTGCGTGGTTTACACTGGCACCCATGATAACGATACCACCCTTGGGCAGTTTAAATCAGTTCGGGATTCGGATCGCTTGTTTATGAAGGAATATTTTGGCGTGGATGAGCGTGATCCTGCTTGGTCGTTTATCAAACTGGCCTGGAGCACTGTGGCCAATATGGCCATCACGCCCCTTCAGGACTTGCTCAGGTTGGATACCGATGCCCGGATGAATTTCCCAGGTAAAGCTTCAGGCTATTGGAGGTGGCGCTATAGCAAGGATATGCTTAAACCTTCACACGCCGAAGAATTGCTGAAGATTACCCGGCTCTATGGTCGCCGGTAAATGACATTGATTCCCCTGAAACCGTTAAAAGGAATGGATATGAAGCAAGTTGAGATTGTACAAAAAACTTATGAGCGCCTGGAAAAATGGGAAAAGAAGGATCACATCCTGGTGGGTTTTGACGGATTTGTGGATGAGATCATTCATGTTGTAGACAAGCGAAAGAATCCTTTAGAATATCAGCGTATC includes these proteins:
- a CDS encoding pyridoxine 5'-phosphate synthase; the protein is MTRLSVNINKIATLRNARGGNVPDLVKAAIDCERYGAQGITVHPRPDERHIRYRDVYDLKPVVKTEFNIEGYPSKKFLQLIAEIRPAQATLVPDPPNALTSNAGWNTIKHADFLKDIIAEIQGYGVRTSIFIETDEEMIFRAADSGTDRVELYTEPYAANYPLNREAAIAPFVKAAEAANKAGLAINAGHDLSLENLKYFAQHIPHLLEVSIGHALISDALYFGLENTIQLYLRQLEV
- a CDS encoding CBS domain-containing protein; translated protein: MLAKDLLSDLVIPLKTSDEAASALAWMDELRISHMPIVNNEKFLGLVSEADILNLNALDEPLGNHKLSLTRPYVLHYQHFYDVIRLIATQKLSLVPVLDPKENYLGCITLSRVVEEMANISSVEQPGGIIVLEVNDHDYSLSEIARIVESNDAKVLSSYVNSFPESTRLEVTIKVNRIDLSSILQTFNRYNYSILASFSEESKFGELLNDRFESLMNYLNI
- a CDS encoding MFS transporter, which produces MSFGFLGIQFGFALQNANVSRIFETLGADVGSIPILWIAAPVTGLIVQPIIGHMSDNTWNRLGRRRPYFLFGAIMASIALLIMPNSPMLWVAAGMLWIMDASINISMEPFRAFVGDMLPPEQRTKGFAMQSFFIGIGAVVASALPYILTNWLNVPNVAAEGQIPLSVKYSFYIGAAAFFTAVLWTVLTTKEYSPEQLASFEAGKSDEERLKQHERDMLLPAERFLKSAPFWIILGLLFSVLVYLFKLEGELYILTVGITLFGLIQLVTGRMIRSGKPGNGFVVVINDLFRMPKTMGQLAVVQFFSWFALFSLWIYTTAAVTSHVYGTSDPTTELYNKGADWVGIMFAVYNGFAALVAFLLPVLAKWTNRRVTHSIALVAGGIGLISIYFVKDPNMLILSMLGVGLAWSSILSMPYAILTGSLPAHKMGTYMGIFNFFIVIPQILAATILGFFVTKIAGGHAIWALVLGGISFFIAAVVVMFVQDEDEKIIKQQESTLTHSEL
- the malQ gene encoding 4-alpha-glucanotransferase, which translates into the protein MKNERSSGVLLHITSLPGPYGIGTMGREAFEFVDFLVASGQKIWQILPLGHTGYGDSPYQCFSAFAGNPLLINLDKLLKEELLEENDLPHDLSFHDNAVDFGQVFTYKFPLLRKAYERFKANNHIVRQMQFENFVRKTEFWLEDYAFFMALKNHFGGKAWSEWDMQVKTRNPETLNRYREQLSDDIGFYRFLQFVFYRQWQELKAYANLNDIKIIGDIPLYVAADSADAWSNSEIFHFDEKLDPVAVAGVPPDYFSVTGQLWGNPIYKWEVLQEDGFSWWIERVKANLVLYDIIRIDHFRGLAAYWEVPFGEKTAIKGEWVNAPGQELLEALYEALGDLPIIAEDLGVITPDVVELRDSFELPGMKILQFAFDSGEENDFMPHTYDKNCVVYTGTHDNDTTLGQFKSVRDSDRLFMKEYFGVDERDPAWSFIKLAWSTVANMAITPLQDLLRLDTDARMNFPGKASGYWRWRYSKDMLKPSHAEELLKITRLYGRR